The region ACAAACCCGCAAAAGCTGTGAAAAATGACGGTAACGTCTCCATTGCACAACTGTTTAAAAATATGATAAGCAACAAAGGATCGCTAGCTGCATGGGTTCTTTTAACTATCGCCTCATTAGCCGCTCTTTTTATGTGGGACTGGGCTTATGGACTGTTGTTCTTGTTTTTATCTTTTGTCGTTGGTATGATGATGGCTATTTTTCAAGATCTAGACACTCAAATTGACAAAGACCGCTATGTGGTCTTATTGCTTTCATTTTTAATTGTAATTGTTTTTTGGGGCGCCTTTGAGCAAGCCGGAGGATTAATGAATCTATATACGCAAACCAAGACAGATCGATTCTTTTTAGGATGGGAAGTTCCTAGTGCGTTGATGCAAGCATTTAACCCTATGTACATTATCATTTTTGCAATACCTGTGGCAAGTGCCTGGATATGGTGGAAAAACCGTGGTAACGAAGCTTCTTCATTATTTAAAATGGCTTTTGGAGTTATTGTGATGGGACTTGGATTTGTTTTTATGATAGGTGCCTCTTTACAATATGAAGAATTAGGAGAATCGGCATTGTATTGGCTTGCCTTAGCCTACTTACTTCACACGTTAGGAGAATTATGTGCTTCTCCGGTAGCCTTATCTTTTATCACAAAATTAGCTCCCATAAGATATGGAGCACTGATGATGGGTGTGTATTTTGCAGCAACAGGATTAGGAAATAAAGTAGCAGGAATTATAGGGGAAAGCGCAGAAGGAGCAGGTGAGTTAACCGTATTTACAAGCATCACTGTTTTCTGTGTTGTTTTTGGCTTACTAGTAATCGCTTTGCTTAAACCTTTAAAGCGCTTAACCCACGGAGCAGAAGATAAAAACAAAGAGCAACTCGAACAAGAAGGCTATGAACTTGCTGACACTGAAATCAACTAAAAATCCTGTTTTAATAAATAATAAACACGGATATATAGAATGTCATTTGAATATTATATTTTTAACAAAAAACACACTACTTCGGTGTGTTTTTTGCTTTAATAGAAGTTGTAAATTTGTTTTATGAAATTATTCACTATAGTATTTCTGTTTATTTCGGCTTTTGGCTTTTCTCAAGTCAACTGGATGAGTATGAATGATGCCCTTGCTGCACAGAAAAAAGAACCTCGTAAAATTTTGATGAAATCCTACACAGACTGGTGTCCTAATTGTAAATGGATGGATAAGTACGCTTTCGCGAAAGCAGATATCGCCACATACATCAACGAGAACTATTACCCCGTAAAATTTAATGCCGAAGGAAGTGAAGTGATCAACTACAAAGGTGCTACCTACGCTAATCCGCTTAAAAAGCGCAACGATCGCGCGCAACATCAATTTGCTGAATTTATAAGAATATTTGAATATCCTACACTGGTATTTTTTGATGAAAAAGGAACCATTATCAATCCAGTTCCTGGCAAATTAGATGCTAAAAAGTTGGAAATCTACATCACCATGCTCGCAGACGAGACTTATAAGTCCATCAACACGGGGAAAAAATGGAACGATTACCAGCGTGATTTTAAATACAAACTACAAGATTAATCGACTGCTACCGCTCCTTCTTCATAGGTGTTTAAAAACCTAATGTTCCTTTGATCACAAGTGACTTTCCAAGCCTCTATTAAATGGCGATAATTAGAACCGTCAGCGATAATCATTTTCGGTTGGGTGTCTAGAATAAGACGTTCGATGTTTATTTTGGGCGAGTGCGACAGCAAGACGTTAGCGTTCTTAATAGAAGTATCATAGACTCCATTTTCAGATATCACCACCAATTGTGCGTCTTTATAATGTACCATACTTTGTAAATCGGCTATAGAGAGTTTCTTGCCTCGATGATTTTCTATGTTTTTTAATCGCTCCAAACTAATAACCGCTCTTGTAGTATCCATGACATGT is a window of Nonlabens sp. MB-3u-79 DNA encoding:
- a CDS encoding peptide MFS transporter, which encodes MSNAIKQKELFGHPVGLYILFLTEMWERFSYYGMRAILVLYLTSETLSDNPGLGWTDGRALALYGWYTMLVYVASIPGGIIADKIIGQKRSVLYGGLLLCAGHGVLSIEQNWAFYTGLALIVAGVGLLKPNISTLVGGLYEPGDDRRDKGFSIFYIGINVGAAAASIIVGLVAKSYGWHAGFGLAAIGMALGQVVYMFGQKHLSHVGNKPAKAVKNDGNVSIAQLFKNMISNKGSLAAWVLLTIASLAALFMWDWAYGLLFLFLSFVVGMMMAIFQDLDTQIDKDRYVVLLLSFLIVIVFWGAFEQAGGLMNLYTQTKTDRFFLGWEVPSALMQAFNPMYIIIFAIPVASAWIWWKNRGNEASSLFKMAFGVIVMGLGFVFMIGASLQYEELGESALYWLALAYLLHTLGELCASPVALSFITKLAPIRYGALMMGVYFAATGLGNKVAGIIGESAEGAGELTVFTSITVFCVVFGLLVIALLKPLKRLTHGAEDKNKEQLEQEGYELADTEIN
- a CDS encoding thioredoxin family protein; protein product: MKLFTIVFLFISAFGFSQVNWMSMNDALAAQKKEPRKILMKSYTDWCPNCKWMDKYAFAKADIATYINENYYPVKFNAEGSEVINYKGATYANPLKKRNDRAQHQFAEFIRIFEYPTLVFFDEKGTIINPVPGKLDAKKLEIYITMLADETYKSINTGKKWNDYQRDFKYKLQD